A region from the Paludicola sp. MB14-C6 genome encodes:
- the rbr gene encoding rubrerythrin, translating into MSNLKGTKTEANLLTAFAGESQARNKYTYYASKAKKEGFEQIAALFLETANNEKEHAKIWYKLLHDGVADTATNLKDAADGENYEWTDMYATFAKEAKEEGFEKIAYLFEAVGKIEKEHEERYRTLLKNLEEEKVFKKEEKQVWQCANCGYTYEGTSAPEKCPVCDHPQAYFQVVAKNY; encoded by the coding sequence ATGAGTAATTTAAAAGGAACAAAGACAGAAGCAAATTTATTAACAGCCTTTGCTGGAGAATCACAAGCTAGAAATAAGTATACTTATTATGCTTCTAAGGCAAAAAAGGAAGGCTTTGAACAAATTGCAGCTTTATTCTTAGAGACTGCAAACAATGAAAAAGAACATGCGAAAATTTGGTATAAATTATTGCATGATGGTGTTGCTGATACTGCAACGAATTTGAAGGATGCAGCAGATGGCGAAAACTATGAGTGGACCGACATGTATGCTACTTTCGCTAAAGAAGCAAAAGAAGAAGGCTTTGAAAAAATCGCTTATTTGTTTGAAGCAGTAGGTAAGATTGAGAAAGAACATGAAGAAAGATATCGTACACTTCTTAAAAACTTAGAAGAAGAAAAGGTATTTAAAAAAGAAGAAAAGCAAGTTTGGCAATGTGCAAATTGCGGATATACATACGAAGGAACAAGTGCTCCTGAAAAGTGCCCTGTATGTGACCATCCACAAGCATATTTCCAAGTAGTAGCAAAAAACTATTAA